The Stieleria maiorica genome includes the window GACAAGGCGCTCGCCGAAGCCGATTACTGCGACAACAAACGCCAAGCCTTGGACGATGCGGGGCTGCAGTGTCACGCCATCAGCGCCCACCTGGTAGGACAGGCGGTTTTGGATCGCATCGACGAACGCCATAAAGCGATTTTGCCCGATTATGTTTGGGGCGACGGCGATGCCGATGGCGTCAACGAGCGTGCCATCGAGGAATTGAAGAACACCGCGCGGGCGGCCCAGAAATTCGGCGTCGAAGTCGTCAACGGCTTCACCGGCAGCAGCATCTGGCACCTGCTGTACTCCTTTCCACCGGTGCCGCCGAGCATGATCGATGCCGGGTTTGATTTGCTGGCCGAACGCTTCAACCCGATCCTGGACGTGTTCGGCGAATGCGGTGTGCGGTTTGCCCTGGAAGTTCATCCGACGGAAATCGCCTTCGACATCTACACGGCCGAACGCGCCTTGGAAGCTCTGGACCGGCGGCCCGAATTCGGATTCAATTTCGACCCCAGCCACCTGATCTGGCAGGGCGTCGACCCGGTCCAGTTTCTGCGGCGGTTCCCCGACCGGATCTACCACGTCCACATCAAGGATGCGATCGTCACCCTGGACGGAGCCAGCGGCATCAATTGCAGCCACCTGAATTTCGGCGACGCCCGTCGTGGTTGGGATTTCCGCAGCCCCGGACGCGGCGGTGTGAACTTTGAAGAGATCATTCGCGCGCTCAACGACATCGGATACAACGGCCCGCTGTCGATCGAGTGGGAAGACAGCGGCATGGAACGCGAGTTTGGTGCCGCCGAAGCCTGCGAGTTCACCAAGAAGCTGGACTTCTCGCCCAGCACCCGCGCCTTTGATTCGGCGTTTGATGACGACAACGACTGAGTGGACCTGATGATCGAAATCACCGTCAACGGCCGAAGCGTCGAAATCGACTCGGAAATGAGTGTCGAGCAGTTACTCGACACCGTGGATGTGCCGCCGAATTACCTGGCGGTCGAACTCAACGCAGACGTCGTCCCACGCGAAACGTACGCCGACACGATGGTTCGTGCCGGCGATGACGTCGAAGTCGTTACCCTGGTCGGAGGCGGTTGAGCCACCTTGTCTGTTGCATCTTCATCGAACGTTTCGCCGGGGACCGATGACGCCCCGCTTGTCGTGGGTGGTCACACGCTGGCCAGCCGCCTGATCGTCGGCACCGGGCGCTATGACACGATGGAGCAAATGCGCGACTCGCTCGACGCATCGGGGTGCGACTGTGTCACCGTGGCGGTCCGCCGCGAACGCCTGTACGACCGTGGCGGCAAGAACATTCTGGATTTCATCGATCTGGACCGGTACACGCTGTTGCCCAACACCGCCGGTTGCTACACCGCCGCGGATGCCATTCGCGCCGCCAAGTTGGGCCGCGAGATCTTGAAAACGCTCGGCAACCCCGGCGCCGATTGGGTCAAACTGGAAGTGCTCGGGGACAGCAAAACGCTGCTGCCCGATCCCGCTGAGACGGTCGCCGCATGCCGTGAATTGGCCGCCGACGGTTTCCAGGTCCTCTGCTACACCAGTGATTGTCCGGTCACCGCGCGGCGATTGAAGCAAGCCGGCGCGGCCAGCGTGATGCCCGCCGGCAGCCCGATCGGCAGCGGGCAGGGATTGCTGAACCCCAACAACCTGCAGATCATTCTGGAGTATCTGAAGGAAGACGACCCGGATTATCCGGTGATCATCGACGCCGGGGTGGGCACGGCCAGCGACGTCAGCCAAGCGTTCGAAATCGGCGGAGACGCGGTGTTGCTCAACACCGCGATCGCCCACGCCCGTGATCCGGTCCTGATGGCCAAAGCGATGAAACATGCGGCCATCGCGGGACGTCACGCGTTCCGCGCCGGTCGGATTCCCAAGCGGCTTTACGGAACCGCGTCCAGTCCCACCGAGGGCGTGATCAGCACGCGACCCTACGGCAGCAACGCCTAGCATGGTGTGGGATCGACTTGCAGCCTGTCGGTGCGCTGCGAGAGTCGCCGTGTTCTCCGAACTCGGCGTGCGCGAAAAAGAGAGCTTTACCCCGCGCCGACCTCGGAGAGGACGGCGACAGTCCGGCCCGATCGAAAACGAAGCTACGTTTCTTCCTCCTCCTCATCCTCCTCGGTCTCCAGCGCCGTCAGGTCGACGACCTCGCCGATCGCCAGTGCCAGGCGGCCCAGGATGGCGAAGTACATGAACACCACGCCGATCGACAGGATCACGCCGATCGCAATGCCCATCGGTGTAGACGGGCACATCACGAAGTAGCCGAACAGGGCGGCGAACAACAGGCCGGTCGAAAAATAGAACGCCCCCCATTCCTCCTGGCATCGCGTGATGCTCTTGCTGACGTCGGCCGAGAACGGCGAGGTGATCGATTGCTCGTCCAGCATTGAAAGCAGGATGATCGGAAACGCGGCGTAAATCGAGAACATCACCAACCCCAGCTTGACGACTGGCACGGCACCAAACACCGTGGCAAACATGTAAGCCGGCCCCACCGCGATCGCCGTCGCCGCGATCACCAACCACAGCGATTCAAACCAGGCGGTCGGGTCCAGCGTCGGCCAGTCTTCGATCCGTTCGTGTTCGTTGGCCACGCCGAACAGGATCGCGAACCCGCAGGCCACCGTCAGCGTGGTGCCGAGCAAACCGAGCGGAAACATCCCGAGCGCGAATACCGGGATCGCGACCGTCAATGCCGCGGGAATCCCCAACAAGATCGCCAATCCAAAGAAGTGGCTGATGACGCCCGGGTCCAGAAAGATCCCGAAGACCGTCTTGAACCAGCCGACGGTGCTGGGTGCGTCGAATGCCGGTTCGGATTGCCTTTCCTCGGGGTCCCGTTCGGCTTCGCGCAGCAGCTCGTTGGCGCTTTTCAAAAACGGATCCGCCGGCCGGCCGGACGCGCCCGTTTCGACGAACTGAAACGTCTCGGCGTTATCATTTCGCTGTGGTTGGACCTTCTTACGGGGCGGCTTGGGGACGCGGACTTCGCTGTAGCAGTCGCCGCACTTGATCGTCTTGCCGGTCTGCTTGGCCTTTGCCGACAGCATGCTGCCGCAAATCGGACACGTCACTCGGAATTCTTCGTTCGGGTCGATGGTGGCTGCGGATTCGGGCGTCGGCTTGGCCGCCGCGGCAGGTCCGGCGGTGGGGGGTGAGAACTCGTCCAGCGACGGCAGGTTTGCGAACAGGTCGGCGGGATCCGATTCGGTTTCCGATGTGGCGTCGGTGGGCAGGTCGACGAACGGATTTTCGCCGAACAGTTCGTCGTCGGTCTCGGTTGAACCGGGGACAGGCGATCGAGATTGGTTCGAAGACGTCGGCTGTGGTGTGCTGCCGGCGGTCGGCGACGGCGGCGCGGGTGACTCGGCCAGCGTCAGCCAATCCTCGTCCTCCGAGGTCGCGCCGGCTCCGCCCAGGGTGGCCGGGGCAAGGAACTCCTTCAGACAACTCGGGCACTGCACTCGATTGCCAGCCTGTCCTGATGCGACCGTGACCGCGGAATGGCATTTCGGGCAATGAACGATTTCAGACATGAACGGCTCGCCAGCGACCGGATCGGCATCGCGTGAAGGGTGGGGTTGAGAGAACGTCAGCGTCTGTTATCGATTTTATCCCAGCAACCGTGGCGACTTCCAGTCGGTGCTGGGACGCTGCCGCACCGCAGCGTGCCGCGAAGTACGATGGCCCCCTAACGGGCCGTCGTGCTCAACAACGCCGTCATCCAAACCAGGTGGTCTGTCGCCGCTTCGTTTTCGATCGGGCAGAACAGTCGCCATCCTCTCCGAGGTCGACGCTGGGCAAAGCTTCGCTTTTTCAGTTCCGCCGAATTCGGAGAGCTCGACGACCCTTGGAACGCAGCGTCACGTGCGAACATTAAGCTGCGGTGGACGACCAAGCGGTCCTAGCGCCGCAGCGCCATCTTGACCAGGTTTTCAATCGGCGTGGTCGTAATCGGCCGCACTTGAACGCGGTCTCCGGGACGCAGCCCGTAGTCGCTTGTCGGTGCGACGGTGCCGTCGTCGGCAAATTTGATGTCCATCCGCACGCCGGCGATCGAATCGGGCGACGGGCGGTAAAGCGTTGCTTGGACGTCGCCGAGTTTCTTGAGAACGCCGGTTTGGGTCAGCAATTCGCTGACAAAAACGCTCTGTTCGCCGGCCGGAAGGGGCAGCAGTCGGACGGGTTGTTCGTCGCCGGCCACTTGAAGCACGACCGCATTCTGGGCCTTCGCTTCACGGATCTTGTGATACGCTTCCTCGGTCAGGGCACCATCACCCGAAACGGAGGTCACCGGCACGGTGCCGTCGAGCATTTGGTACGGGGACGCGTTTTTTGCCGATCCGGGGAACAGCAAGCTCGACGAGGGGCTCATCAGATCCAATCCTCGCATGGAGGGCAAGGCGGAGCACCCGGTCGAGGCTGCGGTCAACAGGGTTGCCAAGGCTGCAGACGCCAGCGGTCCGCATGCCAGGGCTTGAAATACCCGTCGGCACCGTGATGGGCGAACCGTGTGTGGGGCCGGTTTCTGCAGTGGGGCAATGTTGCGATCGGGGGCGGTCATGGTCGCAGGGCTCGGTGGGAGAGTTCGCTCGGTGGACGTGCGCTCGGCGGCAGTGCCGATAGCGCCGGGCCAGTTGTCGGGAAGCCGGTGTCCGAGACGGATTTGCGTCCGGGAACAGGAGGCTTAGGAAGAGTTTTCGGCCACGCCAGCGGAGATCTTGAGAAATCTGGGCTTTTTCACTCAAGAAAGATTGGTTCGGGATTACTTCTTTCGCCCAAACCCTTGTGTTTGTATAGTCTTGGCCCTTCGATGTGATTTCGGCGAAAAATGTGCGGACGGGAGCCTTCTGATGCGGGGTTTGCGGGGCCGTCGCCGGATCAGGCCACATGCCAATTCGGCAAGCACGTCAATTCGGGAGATCTCGCCGATCCACCGTGCGATTACCGACTCGGTACCGGCTGGCGAACAAGGCGTCGAAGTCGATAACATCACAACAGCAAACCAACGAACCAACCGGCTGAGGAGCCCCCGCGCGATACGACGGGGGAAATGTGCCATGGCACGACAATGTGAAATTTGCGGAAAGAAAGTGCAGATGGGCAACCGCATCGAAACTCGCGGTAAAGCGAAGTATTTGGGCGGTGTCGGTACCAAAATCACCGGAATCACGCGTCGCAAGTTTGTCCCCAACCTGCAAAAGGTCCACGTGACCCTGCCCGATGGTGAAAACAAGTCGATGCGTGTTTGCGTTCAATGCATCCGCAGCGGTTCGATCCGCAAACGCGTCCGAACCAAACCGTTTGACGTCAGCGGCGCCAAATAGTTTTAGCGCGAGGAAGCCATGGCACTCTCGGCAGATGACGTCCGCAAGCTGGCCCTGCTTGCGCGGCTAGAGATTTCCGACCAAGAGGTCGAGCATCTCGGTCCGCAGCTGGAGAGCATTCTCGGCTTTGTCGCCAAGCTGTCCGAGTTGGACACCGATGACGTCGAGCCGATGACGACGGCGTTGGACGTGGACAACCGTTGGCGGCCCGACACGCTGGTGCAGGGCTTGGATCGCGCCGCCGCCTTGGCCAATGCCCCGGCGGCGGACGAAGAGTGTTTCCGCGTGCCGCCCGTGCTCGGGTGACATCATCCCGGTAGCGGAATTCGCCAACGGCTTGTTGATTATCCGACACGCCAATTCTTGCGCAATGATCCCAGCCCGACGCGTGAGCGAGGGACGCCACGTTGCCCCTCGCTCACGCGTCGGGCTAACATAGGCACCTTGCCTTGGGGGAAATCAACAAAGCGCCGAGAATTTCGCTCGCCGGCTGCGCATCCGCCGGTCCGCGCCGAAAGCCTTCGCGGCTTCCGCTACCGATCAGGCTCACCCGGCATTCAATAGAAATTGTACGCCGAATTGTTGGGGTCGAAGTCTGCGTCGGTCAGCCCGACATTCAGCTTCAGGTTCAAGTAGTTGTACTCTTCGATCACCGAAAGCTTGGTTTCATTCGCCTTCGGCCAATCGTAGGCGACGTAGCGGATCGGCACGTTCAGCTCTTCGTCCATGTACACCTTGGCCTGGTAGAACAGCAGGTCGGGGCGCGGCGTGGGCTGGGTGACCGTCAGCAACATGCAGGGGCGGTCGTTGACTTTGATGCCCCGTCGGAGTTCCGCTTTGACGTCGGGCAATTGCTTGGCCTGTTCGCCTCGCTCGATCAATTTGACCAGCAGATTTTCCAGTCCGATCTCCGTCATCGGGTAGCGTTGGCCGCGCATGGCCAACGTTCCGGTCGGCGGCAAGTTGACCGTCGGCAAGAAGCGGCCTTTGAATCCGCCTTCGTGTGCGATCAGGTTGCCGTTGTTGCGGCCTTCGACGTACAGCACTTCGCGGCCCTTGATGCTGGCCGGTTTGACAAAGCTCAAGTAAACGCTGAGCGGTTGGACGACTTGGTTGTCGACGACCTTGCGACAGCGAATCTTGGCCGACATGTATTCGTGCGGCCCGAGCGTGTCGCCGATCCGCTCGCGTTTGATCAGCAACGCGGTGTAGTCGTTGATCGTTTGTCGGCAGTTCACCAAGCTCCTCCGGGCCCGCAACAGTGCTTCGTCCAGCGGCTGGAGTTTCACCGAGGGGGCTGGAGCCAGGCTGGCCGCATTGGCGACGCGGTGGACCGGTTCAACCAAGTTTGGCGGCGTGGCGAACGATTGTTCGGCGGCAGACGTGGCTGCCAGTGAGCCCAGAAGGGCGAGAAAATGACGTCGTTGCATCTTGATTGCTTCCTTGCGCGTGCGTCGGACGACCGGGGAAAAAGGACGGCCTTGGTGAGTCGTATCGCCGCAGATGCTACGTGAAGATGAGGAGTTTCCAGGGCAGACGTTCATCCGGAGCAACCCTCGCAACCGGTTCCGGGCGTTGTGACCGGATCAATGCGGTCAGGTTAAACGAACAGGGATTCGCCAGCTGAAATCGCGTCCGGCGGTGCGTGTGCCGTGGCCGAATCCACTGATAGCGAAAGAGTCGACATTCTCGCCAGATCAATCCGGTTTTCGCTCAAGTCGCCGGGGGCTGCTGTCGGGCTCACGTGCCCACATCATTCTGCCCTGGATCATTCTGCCATCACTCCCCTGGCTTCCACCGCCGAGACGGGACGTCGTGGCAGCTGGAGGGGTAGGAAGATTTCGGAGGTAGGAAGATGGGCTAAATCGAATAGGTGATGCGTTTCATCGTTACTCCTAAGATTCGTTCACGTTTTCGTTCGTGCAATTTTGGCGTTTTTGATCCCGCTAGCCGCGGTTGGGATCAGCCGTTTGGCGCCAGCCTACGGGCCTCCATCGACACGGGCCTCCATCGACACGGGCCTCCATCGACACGGGCCTCCATCGACACGGGGGCCCGAACGCTTGCGCGAATCGGCTGGTATCACTCGTGTTTCGTCGCCCGTTGGCTGCTGCACATGCCAGACACCTCCTCCGGTGATTCCCAGGGCCTGCGCTCCCAGGGCCTGCGCTCCCAGGGCCTGCGCTCCCAGGGCCATGGGCGCCGGGGGGAAAGCGGGGATAATGCACCGCACTTCGACTCGCCTTCCCCCCGCTCGCTCTGATCGCGTTTTTTGCTTATGTCCGGTCGTCCCAACCCCCACGCCGCCCCGCTGCCCGAGCCTTCGACTGTCCCCGAAAACGGATGGCATTGCGGTCATTTTTTCTATCGCTTTCGTCGCGAAGCGATGGCGGCGCCGCTCTCGTCGGAGTGTGTTAGTCAGTTCGCCGCGGCGCTTGCTCCGTCCGGTGATGCCGCACCCGAGCGTCTGGCCAGCTATTGGATCAGCGGTCACGGCGCCGACTTCGGCATCATGGTCATGGATCCGGATCCGGCGAAAGTCGATGCGGTGCACCAGTCGTTGGTCGCGCCCCCGCTGGGGCAATTCGTCGAAGCTGTCTGGTCCTTCGTTTCGATCAGCGAAGTCAGCGAGTACGTTCCGACGATCGAGCGGTTTCGCGATCGATTGATCGCCGAAG containing:
- a CDS encoding sugar phosphate isomerase/epimerase family protein, with the protein product MSRPVTLFTGQWADLPFTDMVQKTSGFGYDGIELACWGDHFEVDKALAEADYCDNKRQALDDAGLQCHAISAHLVGQAVLDRIDERHKAILPDYVWGDGDADGVNERAIEELKNTARAAQKFGVEVVNGFTGSSIWHLLYSFPPVPPSMIDAGFDLLAERFNPILDVFGECGVRFALEVHPTEIAFDIYTAERALEALDRRPEFGFNFDPSHLIWQGVDPVQFLRRFPDRIYHVHIKDAIVTLDGASGINCSHLNFGDARRGWDFRSPGRGGVNFEEIIRALNDIGYNGPLSIEWEDSGMEREFGAAEACEFTKKLDFSPSTRAFDSAFDDDND
- the thiS gene encoding sulfur carrier protein ThiS gives rise to the protein MIEITVNGRSVEIDSEMSVEQLLDTVDVPPNYLAVELNADVVPRETYADTMVRAGDDVEVVTLVGGG
- a CDS encoding thiazole synthase, with amino-acid sequence MSVASSSNVSPGTDDAPLVVGGHTLASRLIVGTGRYDTMEQMRDSLDASGCDCVTVAVRRERLYDRGGKNILDFIDLDRYTLLPNTAGCYTAADAIRAAKLGREILKTLGNPGADWVKLEVLGDSKTLLPDPAETVAACRELAADGFQVLCYTSDCPVTARRLKQAGAASVMPAGSPIGSGQGLLNPNNLQIILEYLKEDDPDYPVIIDAGVGTASDVSQAFEIGGDAVLLNTAIAHARDPVLMAKAMKHAAIAGRHAFRAGRIPKRLYGTASSPTEGVISTRPYGSNA
- the rpmB gene encoding 50S ribosomal protein L28 — encoded protein: MARQCEICGKKVQMGNRIETRGKAKYLGGVGTKITGITRRKFVPNLQKVHVTLPDGENKSMRVCVQCIRSGSIRKRVRTKPFDVSGAK
- the gatC gene encoding Asp-tRNA(Asn)/Glu-tRNA(Gln) amidotransferase subunit GatC → MALSADDVRKLALLARLEISDQEVEHLGPQLESILGFVAKLSELDTDDVEPMTTALDVDNRWRPDTLVQGLDRAAALANAPAADEECFRVPPVLG
- a CDS encoding DUF1571 domain-containing protein produces the protein MQRRHFLALLGSLAATSAAEQSFATPPNLVEPVHRVANAASLAPAPSVKLQPLDEALLRARRSLVNCRQTINDYTALLIKRERIGDTLGPHEYMSAKIRCRKVVDNQVVQPLSVYLSFVKPASIKGREVLYVEGRNNGNLIAHEGGFKGRFLPTVNLPPTGTLAMRGQRYPMTEIGLENLLVKLIERGEQAKQLPDVKAELRRGIKVNDRPCMLLTVTQPTPRPDLLFYQAKVYMDEELNVPIRYVAYDWPKANETKLSVIEEYNYLNLKLNVGLTDADFDPNNSAYNFY